ATATACTCCTGGATGAGGACTTCCGACCTAAAATTGGAGACTTTGGATTAGCTAAACTTTTCCCTGAAGATATCACCCACATCAGCACAAAAATAGCAGGAACAACGTATGTCTCATTTTCCTCTTTGATTCTACACCACAACAAATAATGGCACTGTAATCCTGACAGCTAATTGAAAGTTGTATTTACTCAAACGTTGAAAGTTATGGTCCTAATTTGTACCTTGGGGTTGTTCTAAGCAGTGGCTACCTGGCACCTGAATATGCATTAGGTGGCCAGTTAACTATGAAGGCCGATGTATACAGCTTTGGGGTTCTAACTCTCGAAGTTGTAAGTGGCAGGAGCAGTGGAAACACCAATCATGGGGGAATGCACAAATTGCTTGTCGAATGGGTTAGGAATATTTGGTTGTAATTTTTTGTATCACTTTTGGTGTTAATTATCCTCTGATAACTGAACAGCAAAAATGAGATTGAGTCATTTACCCTTTGTCTACACAGTATCTCCTCGTATAAGTTAGATAAAATGGACTAGTATCTCGACAGTAAACTTCATTTCCTGctctaaattgttttttttttcctgaagtTGCATCCTTCCAAgccattatattattttgagttcatTTTATTGTTTGTGCCTATTACTATAATTCCTTCTCTCATCGGCATTGGTTGCTTCACAGGCATGGGAGCTACACGAAGAAGGTAAACTCTTGGATCTAGTCGACCCAGAATTGGAAGCATTTCCAGAGGACCAGGTTCTTAGGTACATGAAAGTGGCCCTTTTCTGCACCCAAGCAAATGGTAGCAGGAGGCCCTTAATGAGCCAGGTCATTGAAATGCTCTCCAAAAATGTACGTCTTAACGAAAAGCAACTCACACCTCCCGGTTTCTTTGAAACCTCGGGTCTGGTAAGTGGCACAACGTTTAATAACAAGTCCTCAAAAGCTTCAACTAGCCATCAAATGAGTACTTTTCCCACGACAATCACTCAGGTGACCCCAAGATAACACCTGAATTTTCGTAAATATTCCTTTTCATTATTTGCGAGCGCAGATGTGATCCTAGGTTCTAAGAAACCAGTTACTGATTATTGGGATTGTTGGTTGTTCACACCCTTGGATTTATTTGATGGAGAAAGAGGCATAGACTTGGGAGAGGACGTTTCAGTGACCAAAAAAGGTTATGCTATTGTGTTGATAGGATTGCACGACTTTAAATTGCATGGGTGTTAATTCTTTTTCTATTCGTTTCCTGGTATAAGAAATCATTACACGGTGGCAACTTTTGATCTTCCGGAGTTCATTGTTTTCAAGCATTTTTCAGTGATGTATATATCAAACAAATCATACACCCCTCGTGGAACTTTACATTCCAGATAGCAAAATTAACGGTGAAACAAAATGATGATAGCTTTTATTAATTCATGTAAACTTATATAATATCAATGACATGCATTACACTGATCAGGCTACTCTGAATACAACATAAATTAAACTATTTTATGTTATAATTAGGCTGTGTTTCCTGTTAATTCTTGGAAGAAATAAGCATATAGTCATTACTCTCAAATCAATTGAAATTGTGCGTGTGAAgggattatattattttaggttTATTAGCTGTACTTGTATCGGAAAATAAGCAAAGTAAGCAAAGTGACGTGGTTAAACATTAATCTTTAGATTGCTAACATATATTTCAACTTACATAAGAGATTCACGTAATCTAATGGTATTATGGTATTAGAATAAGAGAGAAACAATCCCTTTGATGCATAAACtaaactgttttttttttatattttttcaggATTTTAGCAACTTCCAAAATGATCCTTTTTTAAACTTAGTTTGTATAGTTTGTCTgttatatttaacaaaaaaattcctTCCGAAACAATATTTAAACATGAGACAGGCCTAAATGCTATCTCGAGTATTAGGCACACTTAATTCTACACTAGTAAAATATGCATACGCGTTGTatattgtattattatttttaatttgatcaaataatactaaacaattaacatgaaattatttttaatttagaagagttgttcgatttaaaagagaagttttgtttatatttttttctatgtaaaatatggagtgacttCAAGAGGTCTTTAGCAGGATAAAAAggttaattatgaaattaaatattttgttgtcCTCTAAGGTAGTTATTTTAAGgatctcacacttaataatatagtatatagtTAAGTTGAAGggataagaatttatttatttttttaacttgacacatattttgaaaattcctcccgtaaataaaattgatttccATCAGTTACAACTCATTCCctcgaaaaaaaaaacaaaacttgtTTCTTCATGCTATATTGTTATTCGTGCTTTACGTCGAAATCAGTTATCCTAAAAACCAAATCTCTAGTAATAATACGTCGTgcttaataataattttaaagaaatatattgtttcactttttttttttttttaccatctATACACTTTAGATTACatgattttaaactttaaataaattatatatcaaaaatCGTCCATACTATTTTACGCGTGTGTGACGAACAAATATCATTTTGAGCTTAAATAGTTGAATACactctaaatgctattttatatcacaaaatatttataattttttttaataaacaaccCATCAAACTGCATTTCGTATTAATAGGAACATATGTGTATCTATAACGTCAGCTATCGATTCAATCAAGGGCATGTACATGATGATATATAATCACGACGATGCATAATCCCATCCCTTGAGAAATGAATTCTGTTGATTGAGCAATGAAACAGAAGAACTGTTGGACCCATCATTTCCATTATCACCAGTTTGATTGTCAGTATTATTTTCCTGATTATTCCCATGCATCGATTCATGATCCTTCCTTGAAAATATCCCACTATTGGATTCCAATCCGATTCCATACGAAGAGGATATTATGCTGGCGGGCATGGCCGTGGATAATTCGTATATTATGTGTGGATTACCATGAATCCCAGATAACATATCGTAACAGATCAATTTTCCGCTATCATCTTGTATGAAACTGTGATTCGAGCCGGGTTTAACAATCCCCGGATGGGGATGATGAAACACGTCCATGGTTCGTGATGGAATGGAAACAAACATGTCTTCCATATTGGATCGATCGCCACTTTCGCTTTCGTCTATAGGTCTGGTAGTGGTAGATGTGTTTTTCTTGAAAATCCGGCATAAAACCCAATCATCAAGCTGTAATTCATATACCCAAAAATCAAtcagtaaaaaaataattacgttAAATAAATGTAAGTAGGATACTAACTAGTAAATGGTTAATGCAAATTAAGATCTTCCAACATCTCTAATGTCTATCTTTCCTATTTAATGAAATGGTAACAGAAATCATGACACGACAAGTGACTAAAATTTGGAAACAATATCCTTATATAACattgtttttatttgaaattattacatTTTACTGCTTTAGTTTCAATGTTTCTTGGTAAGGTAAATTTTTTTCCTTGGAAGCAAACTTACCCTTAAAGATCCCTTGCTGCTAAAGGGCATCCCAGGGGATTTAAcgttgaaattattttcaaggAGACGATATTCATGCATTATCCAATCAGTCTTAATGCCCTTTGGTGGCTTCCCACAATAGAAAACCAAGGCTTTCTTCACCCCAACCTTTTGAGTCTGATCCTTAGCTGTGAATACGGGCTTGTCCGTGCCTGTGGCCTTCCAATAGCCCGAAGTGGCGGCCCGATTCGGCCGGGCTCCGTTAGGGTATTTCCGATCTCTCGGGCTGAAGAAGTACCATTCTTGATCTCCAAAACTCGCCTTACCTAATACCAGAAAGCATCAGGAATTAATGTTACTACCACTAATTCCAAGAGTTGAAGTTAGTGTAAAATTGACCAGGTACATGCacgcacatatataatatatatacatacttgGAAGTTCCCATGGATCATATTTATAGAGATCAACTTCTGTTATGATTGTGTTCGTGGGCAAAGGCTCTGAGGCAGCTCTTTTCTTGAGATAGTGAACCACAAGTTCCTCGTCCGTGGGGTGGAAACGAAATCCTGGCGGCAGATGCGGTTGTCCGCAGCTCGAACTCGGGCTCTCCATCGATATTCAGATCAATTTCTAAGAATCTATGATGCCTGACCTGTGTACTATAGATTCTCTCGTACTTTTCTTTTGGTAATAAAGAAGAATTTTACAAGGGTTAAACCTCAATCGTGAATGAATACAAAATGATGAGCGGCGGTTGCTTAGACGCACTAACCTTATATACACACACGtacgttttttttaaagcatCGAATATACCcgttttgtatcattttctctcaaataaaatgtttttcaatCTATATGATTTCTTATACAATAATAAacacataaataattaattatcgaAAACTAAACTACTGCGGATTTTCTTGTCTAAAAAACAAACCATACGCCAAGTGAAactattaaaaaattatcaGGTCTGGGGACCACAAGACCAACAAAATTGgattattttatgttatatctAGAATATTTCTCGTTAAATGTTAACCCttgaatcatcaacatatatatcaattttcataaaaagatgagaaaatgatatatataatctAATGATATTAGAATATGGGGAGGTAAACATCATCGATGTAACATAAACTAACTTTGTGAAATGGAACCAGTTCTGTACGCTTTTGATTTCATGTCACGCGTTTATTATGTAACAGTAACAGACAATATCTCATGACCAATGGGTTGGCAGTTCAACACTTGCAGTTTCATGTCCACGTCTGCTGACTATATTGGCATTAAGTTACAATAACAATCAGTCATGGCTTAACTAGCACTACAATTTTATTcggaaaaattataattatttgttttaCATGTTTTTCTCTTTGCAATTACTTAGGTCGTTTGTATTGTCAAAATCGAATTATGTCTTCTAATTTCTGACAATTTTCGTCGATTTTTATCAAACGTGTCAATGTTATGTTCCATATTAGAGCAACattggaagaaaaaaaataccgaaattgaaaaaaacgcaaccataacatgttaaaactgaaattcgataacataaaaaacaaaaatagtaaatatatagtagtcaaatataaaatatcaaaattgcaaATTTTCCACCCAAAATAAGTCAtcgtcatttaaaaaaaaaaaaaaaacccttttataaataattagttTATGAATTCTTGAACTTTATTTAATCTTCCAATCCTCCAAATTGTGCAAAAGGACAAAGAACAACAAACCCAAATGTGGGGTTGTCTTTATTGGCAAGTCAAAAGTTGTGGGACTGTGTATCATTTTAGTGCAGAAAGACACACACTGATAAACTAGATATTGTTGTTTATTACATCATGAGTACATATATGGAGAGAATTCGAGTGAATACAATTCTTGATCAAAGTGGTGAATTGGCCAGAAAAAATACAAGCATGGTGACACCTTGTACCTTTCTCGTATGGGTCGGTTTCTCTTcatttaggatttttttttagTGGAGGagcaaatatataattatatgtattATAGAATATACACTTAGCAAATAGAAATCTTGTTAGACACGATTATTGCCTCAATTAAATCAACACAATTAGTTATACAATAGTTGGAGCTAAGCTTTTAGTAATTCGATCTTATATTCGAGTCGACGGTCACtttgatacatatatataagaatTGAAACAATGAAGAAATTTGGATATTTAGTTGTTTGATCAACTTTCTTATATAAAAGTTGAAAGGAATATTTTGTCGACAACATCGATACACAACATCAAAATCTGATACACAGCTTTGTTTCTGCACTTTTATGTTAAACAACctttacaaaaattatacaaatgacttgattaattttcataattcaGTATTTGAGATTAGAGTATACTTAAACAAATTTGGTTCATCCCATCCCTTATCATTAGCATGAAACTTGAATAGATTTGGTTTATGcttaaagaaaaatgagataAAATCATTTTCCTTAGAATTTTGGGCAACAAAATCTGTGTCCAAATATATGTTGTTAGAATGGTTTTAATCAAGAaaccaaatttattttataaacatataataataagtttgagtatgtctcttgtgagacagtctcgcgaatttttatctgtgagacggatcaaccctaccgatattcacaataaaaagtaataatttttcatagatgactcaaataagatatcaatctcacaaaatacgacccgtgagaccgtctcacacaaggtTTTGCCAATAAGTTTGGGAACTATAAATTAAATAGTGTAAAGTTTCTAGGACTGAGAATTCGTGGGGTATATGTATAACAAGGAGTATTTCTCATTTTCTGTTTCTGTTTCTGTTTCGAGTGGTTGATATTTACAGGAAAACCCACTTAATCGGACCACTTTTAAAGTGGGCTCCTCCAATTAAAACGGGCCCAACTAGCTTAGCTCACCTTAGCAAATCATCAAACAGGATGGCCACCAATTATGTAGATTGGAAAAACTTCAACCCAACCTACCATAAGTTGTGGGTTAGAGAGACTGATCAgtcaaaaattgaaagataaaaaactaaaaaaaaaccaactatttttttttaataattcttataatattaattacatttaaacaaatgattcaataattaatatcatTAGCATAAGAAATTAAGAGAGtgattaaaatttaacaaaagtcttaaaaaactaaataaataatatgcaatTCTTCAAAATGTATCAactattatattatttcattatattcTTCTCCATTCTTTTGCTTTTTTCTTCATTAATTATTGATCTCTTGAATATTGATCTTTCAccgagaaaaaaaatttaattttgttacttGTATCATCTTCGTtattttgatacaaaatatACAAAGACAGATATAGTAAAGAACTTAAATAACATTAAACTAATATATAAACTAAGTAACGAACATAAATCGCATGCTAACTCGACTTGACCCAGCACACCATAACTCATAACCCAAATGAGCTAACTCGTTTTAACTCAGTTCCAAATGAATTCTAAAACATTGACTCAACTCATTTTTTTTCACAACGAGTTGAGTTGACCTGTCGGATCAAACCTAAATTGACATCTCTATCTATATTAATGTCGGGTCAACCCAAATCTACCCGTAATGCATaagaaacacacacacaaactcagatacacacacatatggtaaattttgttttattaatgtgttttccaaataataataatattaatgaaTGTAAGCAAAAGATGGATAATGAGCCAAAGAGGGAGGATGGTGCAGGTTACTGCTGATCCAAACTTTATTATGATTCTTCTCTTCAGGGACAAGCAAAATCAAGCTGATGGCAGTGACACCAATCTTGTGTAGATATTTATAGGCATTATGTGACATATATACTTCTGATTattattttggtattttgttaaATGTTTAATACATACCTTTCGATGCTAATAATGATATTTACGGTCGATTTGAAATAGACTCAATACAAtctcatttcaaattcattctcAGATCAAATCTCTTAACTCCAAATCGAATTATTCTATTTTTATCGCAAAGCAAAAAAACTCCAAATCTATAGAAAAAAAGGTAGGGATGACACACCTTTGCTCACTATTATGCATGATACtagaatttatatataaatgatgGTCGCGAATGGATCGACTAATATATCGAGTTCATATACGACTGATGCGATTCAAGATCGAATTAActtcattaaaatatttctagTTTTTATTCTATTcaatttgtttatatttatgttACTATTAGTTGATCTCagatggaaaaataaaataatagtctAAAATGAAAtctctattattatttttttacatggattaaaaatttgaaagaagcCAAGAATCAAGATAACAATGATTTATTTGTGTACTATACCCACCTTCCTAGAAAGGGACAAGGACAACCCAACTAACATGCCCCCATTTACCTCCAAATAAAGCAATGCACATTATTTCTCTTTGGACCACAAAacttgtattatttatattgttcatttacTAGAAAAGGTTATCATCATTAATGGTTTCTATGGAATGTTAGTTTAAGTAAAATTCTTGAAATGGTTCAAATTTTCCTCTAAAAAgagttaaataaaaaattataggaATCTTTAATGTGTTTCCTTTGaatattaaaaagaaatttataCTCTATCGCGAAAACGAAATAAAAACTCTAGTAGATAATATGTAAAATCCTGCATGTCGAtatcttaaatagattaattttGCTCGATTCTTGGTAGTTTGTAATCAATCTACTTGCATTTTTCACATCTAGGATGCTTGGATGCGTTCTTTTCATTAAGACctctaattattaatttattagcAAGTGACACTATACGTTAAAATGTCCTTTTTTTTTGTCTG
This genomic window from Primulina huaijiensis isolate GDHJ02 chromosome 7, ASM1229523v2, whole genome shotgun sequence contains:
- the LOC140981084 gene encoding cold-responsive protein kinase 1-like, which gives rise to MGCCCFGALTLHQKKQNKDARQSTEDQEGPQIGKTNNFSYNELREATNNFHHSNKIGRGGFGTVYKGTLKNGKKVAVKTLSTGSKQGVREFLTEIDTISNVKHPNLVELVGCCVNGTNHILVYEYLENKSIDRALLGMNRSVNLNWEKRSNICLGTARGLAYLHEELVPRIVHRDIKASNILLDEDFRPKIGDFGLAKLFPEDITHISTKIAGTTGYLAPEYALGGQLTMKADVYSFGVLTLEVVSGRSSGNTNHGGMHKLLVEWAWELHEEGKLLDLVDPELEAFPEDQVLRYMKVALFCTQANGSRRPLMSQVIEMLSKNVRLNEKQLTPPGFFETSGLVSGTTFNNKSSKASTSHQMSTFPTTITQVTPR
- the LOC140981457 gene encoding NAC transcription factor 56-like yields the protein MESPSSSCGQPHLPPGFRFHPTDEELVVHYLKKRAASEPLPTNTIITEVDLYKYDPWELPSKASFGDQEWYFFSPRDRKYPNGARPNRAATSGYWKATGTDKPVFTAKDQTQKVGVKKALVFYCGKPPKGIKTDWIMHEYRLLENNFNVKSPGMPFSSKGSLRLDDWVLCRIFKKNTSTTTRPIDESESGDRSNMEDMFVSIPSRTMDVFHHPHPGIVKPGSNHSFIQDDSGKLICYDMLSGIHGNPHIIYELSTAMPASIISSSYGIGLESNSGIFSRKDHESMHGNNQENNTDNQTGDNGNDGSNSSSVSLLNQQNSFLKGWDYASS